ATCGAGGTGGTTCCGCTGAGCTGGCGGGTAGGTGGCATCGAGCCGCTTGGCGACAAGCGGCCCAGAGTAATGGCGGTCACGTTGAGGGAAACTTCAACGCACAGAATCCGGCTTATCGGCGGGCTTCACACTTTTTCTTTCGCCGGCGTCATCACGCCGGCGCGTCTCGCCTCAGAAGCGTTCGTGCGGCGATAGATAGCGCCACTGCCCGGGCTCCAGGCCCGCCAGCGGCACGCGCCCGATGCGGATGCGCCGCATCGCGAGAATGCGCAGCCCCGTGTCGTCGCACAGGTGCGCGATCTGGCCCGGCCGCGCGCCCTTGAGCGCAAAGCGCAGGCCGGTCCGGTCGTCGGACTGGCGGCCGATGCTCACACGCGCGGGCGAGCGCTCGAAGCGCACCAGCTGCTCGGGGCTGACCGGGCCCGCCACGTCGACCATCACTTCATGCTCGAGCACGCCCGCGTCTTCCTGCAGCTTGCGCTCGATGCGCCATTCCTGGGTGTAGACCACGAGCCCGCTGGCGCCGGCTTCCAGCGGCGTCATGCAGCGCTGCGCCTTGGCATGCGCCGGCAAAAAGCGCATGCCCGCGCGCTCGGGTTCGTGGTGGTTGGCGGCCACCAGCAGCCGATGCGCGGTGTCGGTCGGCATGCCGGCTGGCTTGTGCAGCAGCAGGGTGACGGCCACCACCGGCTCCGGCTTGGCGCCGGGCTCGATCTCGACCTTCTGGTGGTCCTGCACGCGCGACTGCGGCAGCAGCGCCGGCACGCCATCGACGCGCACCGCGCCATTCTCGATAAGCAGCTCGGCCTCACGGCGCGAACAGCCGGCGAGCGCGGCCACGCGCTTGGCAAGCCGGATCCCTTCTTCGCCGGGACGGTTCATGGGGCGGATGCCAGTTGCCGGATGCGCGCCACATGCGCCGCCAGCGAGCGGGCCGCCACCGGCCACATGCGCTGGGGCACGTCGTCGTAGGCAAGCGGCAGCCAGTCTTCGGGCGTACCTTGGGGGAGTTTCTTCATGGCGGATGCAATCTTGGCTTCGCGCTTCAGGCGATGCGCCTTGAGCTGCGCAATGGCGGCGCGGGCGCTGCCGATCACGTAGCCATGCGCGGGAAAAATGAAGTCGATGCCGCCTGCTTCGCAGGCCGCGTCGAGCTTGTCGAGCGATTCGAGGTACGCGTTCATGTCGCCGTCGGGCGGATCGATTACCGTGGTGCTGCCGTTCAGGATGTGGTCGCCGGAGAACAGCAGCCCGTCTTCCTCCAGCACCAGGCACAGGTGGTTGGCGGCATGCCCCGGCGTGTGGATGGCGCGCAGGGTGTGGGTGATGCGCTCGCCGTCGGCCGTGGCGCCCGAGAGCACGAGCCGCTCGCCGTCGCCGAGTTCGCGTTCCGGCGCAAAGCGCGCCGACGAGCGCGCGGTCGGCGCCGAAGACAGCCCGAGGATCGGCGGCTTCATCCCCTTGCACAGGGCCTGCAGCGGCGCGGCGCCCGGCGAGTGGTCGGCATGCGAATGGGTGCACACGATCATGCGGATGTCGCCCTGCGCGGCGTGCCAGATCCGGCCGATGTGTCCGGCATCGTTCGGTCCCGGGTCGATCACGAGGTAGCCCGTGGCCGCGTCGCCGACGATGTAGCTGTTGGTGCCGGGGCCGGTCATGGCGCCGGCATTGGGCGCGGTGAGGCGCTGCACGTTCTTGAGCAGCGGCACCGGCCGCTCGCTCTGCCAGTCGAGCGCGTGCAGCATCTGGCCATCGGGGCAGACCAGCGCGAGCTCGCCATAGGGCGACTCGGTTTCCATGTAGCGCGCTTCCTGCCCGGCGAGCAGCCCGGCGCGCGGGCAGCTGGTCCACAGCGGCTGCTCGGCGCCGTCCGTGGGCGCGCAGGCTTGCAGCACCGCGTCGACGTCGGCATAGGCCGCCAGCCGCTGCAGCGTGCGCACCGTTGGAAAGATCATGAAGAAACTGCCCTGCGCATGGCGCGCGAGCGCATCGGCCGGCCGCACCCAGCAGGGCTCGAACTGCTCGCTCTCGTCGGCGGTGGGCACCTGGGCCTCGGGCATGCGCGCGACCAGGAAGGGCACGTCGAAGCGCCTGGGCAGGTCGCGGTCGGTGATCCAGTGCGCCAGGCTGAACACCTGGTCGGCCGCAAGCACCAGCTGGCGCTCTTCGCATTGCTCGACAAACGAAACGGGCGAGGCGGTGCTGCGGTCCATCGAGGCGATGTCTTCCATGCGCACGGGGCTGCCGTCCGCATGGCGCGCGAGCAGCACGCCGAGCTCCTCGAAGCCTTCGCGGATGGCCGTGATGGCCTGCGTCAGCTGGATGCCGCTTTGCGTGGGGCGGCACGCGGCAATGCGCTTGGCGGCCTCGTCGGCCGCATCGACCTGGCCGCCGGGAAATACGAAGGCGCCTGGCGCGAAGCTTGCAGTGCTCGAGCGGCGCGTCATCAGCACTTCGATGCCGGCCGCGGAATCGCGCAGCAGCAGCACGGTGGCTGCCGCGCGCAGGGGCGCGGGCTCGCGGGCGGGGTGGCGTTGTTGGGTGGGGCGGACCATGCGGCGATTATGGAGAGGTGATGCGGTGCGCCGGCATGGCGCATAAGCTCATTCCCGATCGGGCATGAGCCGCGCGCCACAATCGCGGGCTGCAACGCCCGCATCGAGGAAAGACAGTCATGACCCATTCTCCCTTTTCGCCTTCCTTCAGGCAGACCCTCCGCATGGCCGGTGCGACGCTGTGCGCAGCCCTGGCTGCTTCCACTACCTTTGCGCAGGGCGACTGGCCCCAGCAGCCGGTCACGCTGATCATGGGCTTTCCGGCCGGCTCCGGCGTCGACGTGGTGGCCCGCGCCATCCAGGAACCGCTGTCCAGGCAGTTGGGCAAGCCGGTCATCATCGACTACAAGTCGGGCGCCGCGGGCAATATTGCCAGCGAATACGTGGCGCACGCCAAGCCCGACGGCTACACGCTCTCGTTCGGCACCGCGGCCACGCACGGCAGCAATGCCGCGCTCTACAAGAAGCTGCCGTTCGACGTGGAGGCCGACTTCGTGCCGGTGGCGCCGGTGCTCGATGTCTCGAACGTGCTCACGATCAACCCGGACGTGATCAACGCGAAGACATTGAAGGAGTTCGTCGATCTCGTCAAGGCCAACCCCGGCAAGTACAACTACGCCTCCACGGGCAATGGCGCGGGCACGCACATGGCCTTTGCCGAGTTCAATTCGCGCCTCGGCCTGCAGATGGTTCACGTGCCCTACAAGGGCGGGCCGGAGGCCATCACGTCGGTGGTGCGCGGCGAGACCTGCTGCATCATGAACCAGGTGCAGACGGTGCTGCCGCACTACAAGGCCGGCAAGGTGCGCCTCCTGGGCGTGACCACGGCCGCGCCAGTGGCCGCCGTGAAAGAAGTCCCGACCATCGCCTCCAGCGGCCTCGCGGGAACCAGGGGCTTCGACAGCTCGATCTGGTTCGGCATCTTCGCGCCCAAGGGCACCGACGTGCAGATCGTCGAGAAGCTCAACGCCGCGGTGAAGGCCGTGCTCGAGCAGCCCGAGATCCGCGAGCGCTTCGAAAGCCAGGGCAACACCGTGCGCATCGAGTCGCCCGCGCAGTTCAGGAAGACCGTGCATGAGAACCGCGTGAAATGGGCCGAGGTGGCGAAGGCCGCGAACATCAGCATCGACTGACACGTTCCGGGGATGGCTTTCTGTCCGCAGGGGGGTATGCTGGCATTGCCGTCCAGAACGACGGCGAAAGGCAAAATTTGGACGCGGACCTCGGACTGGAATGCAATCCCATGCTACCGACCGGTTGGGCGTTCGAACTCCGCCTGCACCGGGACACGGCCGGCGACTTGATCGGCACGGGCCTGCTGCGGCTGCGTGGCGTGGACATGTGCCACTTCACGCTGGCCAGCCTCGACGCGGAGCGCGGCGAGGCGTTGCGGCGCATCCGGATCCGGATCGAGGCATGGCTGGCCGAGTGGCAGACCCGCTAGCGCGCTGGCAGGCCGCCCCATCAAAACAGAAACGGCCCTTTCGGGCCGTTTTCTTCTTCTCCTGCAGCGCTGGCGGTCAGAGCCCGTCGCGGTCCGAGTCGCCCGGGACCGCACGCTCCACGTTGTCGCTCACGCGCTGCCAGGCGTCGCGCGACGCGTGCTTGGCGCGCTCCCACTCGAGCGAAGAGCGCCCGC
The Variovorax sp. OAS795 genome window above contains:
- a CDS encoding RNA pseudouridine synthase, with the protein product MNRPGEEGIRLAKRVAALAGCSRREAELLIENGAVRVDGVPALLPQSRVQDHQKVEIEPGAKPEPVVAVTLLLHKPAGMPTDTAHRLLVAANHHEPERAGMRFLPAHAKAQRCMTPLEAGASGLVVYTQEWRIERKLQEDAGVLEHEVMVDVAGPVSPEQLVRFERSPARVSIGRQSDDRTGLRFALKGARPGQIAHLCDDTGLRILAMRRIRIGRVPLAGLEPGQWRYLSPHERF
- a CDS encoding MBL fold metallo-hydrolase, which produces MVRPTQQRHPAREPAPLRAAATVLLLRDSAAGIEVLMTRRSSTASFAPGAFVFPGGQVDAADEAAKRIAACRPTQSGIQLTQAITAIREGFEELGVLLARHADGSPVRMEDIASMDRSTASPVSFVEQCEERQLVLAADQVFSLAHWITDRDLPRRFDVPFLVARMPEAQVPTADESEQFEPCWVRPADALARHAQGSFFMIFPTVRTLQRLAAYADVDAVLQACAPTDGAEQPLWTSCPRAGLLAGQEARYMETESPYGELALVCPDGQMLHALDWQSERPVPLLKNVQRLTAPNAGAMTGPGTNSYIVGDAATGYLVIDPGPNDAGHIGRIWHAAQGDIRMIVCTHSHADHSPGAAPLQALCKGMKPPILGLSSAPTARSSARFAPERELGDGERLVLSGATADGERITHTLRAIHTPGHAANHLCLVLEEDGLLFSGDHILNGSTTVIDPPDGDMNAYLESLDKLDAACEAGGIDFIFPAHGYVIGSARAAIAQLKAHRLKREAKIASAMKKLPQGTPEDWLPLAYDDVPQRMWPVAARSLAAHVARIRQLASAP
- a CDS encoding tripartite tricarboxylate transporter substrate binding protein; amino-acid sequence: MAGATLCAALAASTTFAQGDWPQQPVTLIMGFPAGSGVDVVARAIQEPLSRQLGKPVIIDYKSGAAGNIASEYVAHAKPDGYTLSFGTAATHGSNAALYKKLPFDVEADFVPVAPVLDVSNVLTINPDVINAKTLKEFVDLVKANPGKYNYASTGNGAGTHMAFAEFNSRLGLQMVHVPYKGGPEAITSVVRGETCCIMNQVQTVLPHYKAGKVRLLGVTTAAPVAAVKEVPTIASSGLAGTRGFDSSIWFGIFAPKGTDVQIVEKLNAAVKAVLEQPEIRERFESQGNTVRIESPAQFRKTVHENRVKWAEVAKAANISID